One Deinococcus grandis DNA window includes the following coding sequences:
- the fabD gene encoding ACP S-malonyltransferase produces the protein MKIAALFPGQGSHSVGMGADLTAAFPEAAEVYTQVEHVLPGLRALIEQGPLEDLTLTANQQPALVAASVAAYRAWRAQTGLTPAFAAGHSLGEYSALVAADALSLGDALRLTRQRGELMQAAVPVGAGAMSAVMGDPAIVAEVCAGTEGAQPANFNAPTQTVISGTKDGVDAANAALKARGLKAIPLKVSAPFHCPLMAPAAAGLAPELQTTAFAPTAFPVYANVTAQPNTDPTALPGLLTEQITGAVRWVETIQALAEAGADVFIEFGPGTVLTGLVKRILPDARTINVGTAAQVQDFTL, from the coding sequence ATGAAGATCGCCGCACTCTTTCCCGGACAGGGCTCGCACAGCGTCGGCATGGGCGCCGACCTGACCGCCGCGTTCCCCGAGGCTGCCGAGGTGTACACGCAGGTCGAGCACGTCCTGCCGGGCCTGCGCGCCTTGATCGAACAGGGGCCGCTGGAGGACCTGACCCTGACCGCCAACCAGCAGCCGGCCCTGGTCGCCGCGAGCGTCGCCGCGTACCGCGCGTGGCGCGCCCAGACCGGCCTGACGCCCGCGTTCGCCGCCGGGCACTCGCTGGGCGAGTACTCCGCGCTGGTGGCCGCCGACGCCCTGAGCCTCGGGGACGCGCTGCGCCTGACCCGCCAGCGTGGCGAACTCATGCAGGCCGCCGTCCCGGTCGGCGCGGGCGCCATGAGCGCCGTCATGGGCGACCCGGCCATCGTCGCGGAAGTCTGCGCCGGGACCGAGGGCGCGCAGCCCGCGAACTTCAACGCCCCCACCCAGACCGTCATCAGCGGCACGAAAGACGGCGTGGACGCCGCGAACGCCGCCCTGAAAGCCCGTGGCCTGAAAGCCATTCCCCTGAAGGTCAGCGCGCCCTTCCACTGCCCGCTGATGGCGCCCGCCGCGGCTGGGCTCGCCCCGGAGCTCCAGACGACCGCGTTCGCGCCGACCGCCTTCCCCGTCTACGCGAACGTCACCGCGCAGCCGAACACCGACCCCACCGCCCTGCCGGGCCTGCTGACCGAGCAGATCACCGGCGCCGTGCGCTGGGTCGAGACCATCCAGGCCCTCGCCGAAGCAGGCGCCGACGTGTTCATCGAGTTCGGCCCCGGCACCGTCCTGACCGGCCTCGTCAAGCGCATCCTGCCCGACGCCCGCACCATCAACGTCGGCACCGCCGCGCAGGTGCAGGACTTCACCCTGTGA
- the acpP gene encoding acyl carrier protein, whose translation MATFDDVKDVIVDKLGVDADKVSPEARFVEDLGADSLETVELIMGLEDKFGITISDEDAETIRTVQAAVDYIESKQ comes from the coding sequence ATGGCAACTTTTGATGATGTGAAAGACGTGATCGTGGACAAGCTGGGTGTCGACGCCGACAAGGTGAGCCCCGAGGCCCGCTTCGTGGAGGACCTGGGCGCGGACAGCCTGGAGACCGTGGAACTGATCATGGGTCTGGAAGACAAGTTCGGCATCACCATCAGCGATGAGGACGCCGAGACGATTCGCACCGTGCAGGCCGCTGTCGACTACATCGAGAGCAAGCAATAA
- the fabG gene encoding 3-oxoacyl-[acyl-carrier-protein] reductase: MTETSRKVALVTGSSRGLGRAMALNLAASGFDVAIHYGRNADEARKVADEAATHGVRAEVFGADLTVPANAGALVEDVIKTMGRLDVLVNNAGITRDTLAIRMKDEDWDAVLQTNLSSAFMACRAAIKHMMRARSGRIINIASVVGLMGNPGQANYVASKAGLIGLTKALAKEYGGRGITVNAVAPGFIESDMTAQLPDTVQQAYLGGIPLARFGQPQEVAALVAFLASDGAGYITGQTIGVDGGLNPH; the protein is encoded by the coding sequence ATGACCGAAACCTCCCGTAAAGTCGCCCTGGTGACCGGCAGCAGCCGGGGCCTGGGCAGAGCCATGGCCCTGAACCTCGCCGCCAGCGGCTTCGACGTCGCCATCCACTACGGCCGGAACGCCGACGAGGCCCGCAAGGTCGCCGACGAGGCCGCCACGCACGGCGTCCGCGCCGAGGTGTTCGGCGCCGACCTGACCGTCCCCGCGAACGCCGGAGCGCTCGTCGAGGACGTCATTAAGACCATGGGCCGACTGGACGTCCTCGTGAACAACGCCGGGATCACGCGGGACACCCTCGCGATCCGCATGAAGGACGAGGACTGGGACGCCGTCCTCCAGACGAACCTGTCCAGCGCGTTCATGGCGTGCCGCGCGGCGATCAAGCACATGATGCGCGCCCGCTCGGGCCGGATCATCAACATCGCCAGCGTGGTGGGCCTGATGGGCAACCCCGGACAGGCGAACTACGTGGCGAGCAAGGCGGGCCTGATCGGCCTGACCAAGGCGCTGGCCAAGGAGTACGGCGGGCGCGGCATCACCGTGAACGCCGTGGCACCCGGCTTCATCGAGAGCGACATGACCGCGCAGCTGCCCGACACCGTGCAGCAGGCGTACCTGGGCGGCATTCCGCTGGCGCGCTTCGGGCAGCCGCAGGAGGTCGCGGCGCTCGTGGCGTTCCTCGCCAGCGACGGCGCGGGGTACATCACGGGGCAGACCATCGGCGTGGACGGCGGGCTGAATCCTCACTGA
- a CDS encoding cupredoxin domain-containing protein, translated as MSRAPESAPPARLDHHALERYETAWLGVAAVMTALLFVGVLASVVSGTYPLLDAGSGHAHDGPIVRGRVDPKNLAATPFVKPGLVVDAAGQPLLNDQGTLDAYIVAGNFTFQPAVLRVPAGVPVTLHVTATDVAHGFEVTGTNINAEILPGHVASLTVTFRHPGEQHAICNEYCGVGHHNMITRFVVDPPATGAKETQ; from the coding sequence ATGAGCCGCGCTCCTGAATCCGCCCCGCCCGCCCGGCTGGACCACCACGCGCTGGAACGCTACGAGACTGCGTGGCTGGGCGTGGCGGCGGTCATGACGGCGCTGCTGTTCGTGGGCGTGCTGGCCAGCGTGGTCAGCGGCACCTACCCCCTGCTGGACGCGGGCAGCGGGCATGCCCACGACGGGCCCATCGTCCGGGGCCGTGTGGATCCGAAGAATCTGGCCGCGACGCCCTTCGTGAAACCGGGCCTGGTCGTGGACGCGGCCGGGCAGCCCCTTCTGAATGATCAGGGCACCCTGGACGCGTACATCGTGGCGGGGAACTTCACGTTCCAGCCGGCGGTGCTGCGCGTCCCGGCGGGCGTGCCGGTCACGCTGCACGTCACCGCGACCGACGTCGCGCACGGGTTCGAGGTGACCGGCACGAACATCAACGCCGAGATCCTGCCCGGGCACGTCGCCTCCCTGACCGTCACGTTCCGCCACCCGGGCGAGCAGCACGCCATCTGCAACGAGTACTGCGGGGTGGGGCATCACAACATGATCACCCGCTTCGTGGTCGATCCGCCTGCCACAGGCGCCAAGGAGACCCAGTGA
- a CDS encoding CBS domain-containing protein — protein MRVLDLMTAPVITAAPTLSLPDAAHLMRSRGIRRLPVMDGATLVGIVTDRDVREAMPSRVSSLSPWEATTRLAAVSVADVMRRSVLTTRPDADARDAAHTMLTHRVGALPVVDDQRRVVGVVTVSDVLRDYAYEDGLKPGTASGAEAQA, from the coding sequence ATGCGAGTACTTGATCTGATGACGGCCCCGGTGATCACGGCGGCCCCGACCCTGTCCCTGCCGGACGCGGCGCACCTGATGCGCTCGCGCGGCATCCGCCGCCTGCCGGTGATGGACGGCGCGACCCTGGTGGGCATCGTGACCGACCGCGACGTGCGCGAGGCCATGCCCAGCCGCGTGTCCAGCCTCTCCCCCTGGGAGGCCACGACGCGACTGGCGGCCGTGTCCGTGGCGGACGTGATGCGCCGCTCGGTGCTCACGACCCGTCCCGACGCGGACGCCCGCGACGCGGCGCACACCATGCTCACCCACCGGGTGGGCGCCCTGCCGGTCGTGGACGACCAGCGGCGCGTGGTGGGCGTCGTGACCGTCAGTGACGTGCTGCGCGACTACGCGTACGAGGACGGACTCAAGCCCGGTACCGCCAGTGGTGCGGAGGCGCAGGCGTGA
- the fabF gene encoding beta-ketoacyl-ACP synthase II, which produces MGVSGLKRVVITGLGPVTPIGVGAQAFAQAQRAGKSGIATITRFDPAETGSKIAGEVNDDLSAFVDPREAKKLDRYVQLALAGAALAVQDSGLSEEQLRGERTGTVIGSGIGGVKTFEDQAGVLHSRGPGRISPMFIPMMIANMATGHVAMRYGATGPSSTVVTACATGTGAIGDAARYIQLGLADVMIAGGSEAAITPIAIGGFSNMKALSTRNDEPELASRPFSATRDGFVLGEGAGVVVLEEYEHAVKRGATIYAEVVGYGTSADAHHITMPAPEGRGAQVAMRMALATAGVNPDQVGYINAHGTSTHFNDLHETQGIKHVFGDHAHKLAVSSTKSMTGHLLGAAGAVEAIAVAQALKDGVLPPTINLTDPDPDLDLDYIPLEAREAQVEYALSNSFAFGGQNAALLFKKI; this is translated from the coding sequence GTGGGTGTTTCAGGACTGAAACGGGTGGTGATCACGGGCCTGGGGCCGGTCACGCCCATCGGGGTGGGCGCGCAGGCGTTCGCGCAGGCGCAGCGGGCCGGGAAGAGCGGCATTGCGACCATCACGCGCTTTGACCCGGCGGAGACCGGCAGCAAGATCGCGGGTGAGGTCAATGACGATCTGTCCGCGTTCGTGGATCCGCGCGAGGCGAAGAAACTCGACCGGTACGTGCAGCTGGCCCTGGCGGGCGCGGCGCTGGCCGTGCAGGACAGCGGCCTGAGCGAAGAACAGCTGCGCGGCGAGCGCACCGGCACCGTGATCGGCAGCGGCATCGGCGGCGTGAAGACCTTCGAGGATCAGGCCGGGGTGCTGCACTCGCGCGGGCCGGGCCGCATCAGCCCCATGTTCATCCCGATGATGATCGCGAACATGGCGACCGGGCACGTCGCCATGCGGTACGGCGCGACCGGCCCGAGCAGCACGGTCGTGACCGCCTGCGCCACGGGTACGGGCGCGATCGGGGACGCGGCGCGGTACATCCAGCTGGGTCTGGCGGACGTGATGATCGCCGGGGGCAGCGAGGCCGCCATCACGCCCATTGCGATCGGGGGCTTCTCGAACATGAAGGCGCTGTCCACCCGGAACGACGAGCCGGAACTCGCCAGCCGTCCCTTCAGCGCCACCCGTGACGGCTTCGTGCTGGGCGAGGGCGCGGGCGTCGTCGTGCTGGAAGAGTACGAGCACGCCGTGAAGCGCGGCGCGACCATCTACGCCGAGGTCGTCGGGTACGGCACCAGCGCCGACGCGCACCACATCACCATGCCCGCCCCCGAGGGCCGCGGCGCGCAGGTCGCCATGCGCATGGCGCTCGCCACGGCGGGCGTGAACCCCGATCAGGTCGGGTACATCAACGCGCACGGCACGAGCACGCACTTCAACGACCTGCACGAAACGCAGGGCATCAAGCACGTGTTCGGCGACCACGCGCACAAGCTGGCCGTCAGCTCCACGAAGAGCATGACCGGGCATCTGCTCGGCGCGGCCGGTGCCGTGGAAGCCATCGCGGTCGCGCAGGCGCTGAAGGACGGCGTCCTGCCGCCCACCATCAACCTCACCGACCCCGACCCGGACCTCGACCTGGACTACATTCCCCTGGAAGCCCGCGAGGCGCAGGTGGAGTACGCGCTGAGCAACTCCTTCGCGTTCGGCGGCCAGAACGCCGCGCTGCTGTTCAAGAAGATCTGA
- a CDS encoding beta-ketoacyl-ACP synthase III gives MSDPSPTRPTLGITALGMYVPERVVPNSDFEARMDTNADWIESRTGIRERRFSAPDEYTSDVGVGAVRDMLRRDPQALHEVDAVICATVSPDALMPSTAALIGMQVGLTGAAAFDLSTACSGFVYALSVAQGLILAGSARRVLVVGAEALSKVVDQNDRNTAILFGDGAGAAVVGPVPAGYGFQDFIMGADGNGGSSLYLRCAAPQLPGGFPMGESVGMNGREVFKFAVRVLGDSGTQVLAKSGLTTADVDWVIPHQANVRIIEAAMDRFGLPMSKTIVNLDRYGNTSSATVPLVLREGVDAGQITDGQQLLLIAFGGGLSWVAGTMKWWGGAPSLRAEERGEQQAEVNA, from the coding sequence ATGAGCGACCCCTCCCCCACCCGGCCCACGCTGGGCATCACGGCGCTGGGCATGTACGTCCCCGAACGCGTCGTGCCGAACAGCGACTTCGAGGCCCGCATGGACACCAACGCCGACTGGATCGAGTCCCGCACCGGCATCCGCGAACGCCGCTTCAGCGCGCCCGACGAGTACACCAGCGACGTGGGCGTCGGCGCCGTGCGCGACATGCTGCGCCGCGACCCGCAGGCGCTGCACGAGGTGGACGCCGTCATCTGCGCCACCGTCAGCCCCGACGCGCTGATGCCGTCCACCGCCGCGCTGATCGGCATGCAGGTCGGCCTGACCGGCGCGGCCGCCTTCGACCTGAGCACCGCGTGCAGCGGCTTCGTGTACGCCCTGAGCGTCGCGCAGGGCCTGATCCTCGCGGGCAGCGCCCGGCGCGTGCTCGTGGTGGGGGCCGAGGCGCTGAGCAAGGTCGTGGACCAGAACGACCGCAACACCGCCATCCTCTTCGGGGACGGCGCGGGCGCCGCCGTGGTCGGCCCGGTCCCCGCCGGGTACGGCTTCCAGGACTTCATCATGGGCGCCGATGGGAACGGCGGGTCCAGCCTGTACCTGCGCTGCGCCGCCCCCCAGCTGCCGGGCGGGTTCCCCATGGGCGAATCAGTCGGCATGAACGGCCGCGAGGTCTTCAAGTTCGCCGTGCGCGTCCTGGGCGACAGCGGCACGCAGGTGCTCGCCAAGAGTGGCCTGACCACCGCCGACGTGGACTGGGTCATCCCGCACCAGGCGAACGTGCGGATCATCGAGGCGGCCATGGACCGCTTCGGGCTGCCCATGAGCAAGACCATCGTGAACCTCGACCGCTACGGGAACACCAGTTCCGCGACCGTCCCGCTCGTGCTGCGCGAGGGCGTGGACGCCGGTCAGATCACGGACGGGCAGCAGCTCCTGCTGATCGCGTTCGGCGGCGGCCTGAGCTGGGTGGCGGGCACCATGAAATGGTGGGGCGGCGCGCCCAGCCTGAGGGCCGAGGAGCGGGGCGAGCAGCAGGCAGAGGTGAACGCATGA
- a CDS encoding AfsR/SARP family transcriptional regulator, with amino-acid sequence MTDGDRPNGDWLLRSLGQAEVLRGGVPVTWPARSAEELLWYLHAHPDGRYRHDLLRDLWDLEDTPAAANRFRVALHRLRHALDFPEAVTERGGRYALHPDLLAASDTAALHRALHGAREAELPRAQEELLRRALACADGEYLPHLTGEWVQEARQAHRAAVVEAHLTLARLHCAAHECPLAAQDLVRAAQTDPLIGEDHHQRLMACLAMTRDRYAATEYYRRYRQYLLTEIGDTPLPETVAFAERLKEGELPCVDAPFRPAGSGDRT; translated from the coding sequence ATGACGGACGGGGACAGGCCGAATGGGGACTGGCTGCTGCGCTCACTGGGGCAGGCGGAGGTGCTGCGCGGCGGCGTGCCGGTCACGTGGCCCGCGCGCAGCGCGGAGGAACTGCTGTGGTACCTGCACGCGCACCCGGACGGCCGCTACCGGCATGACCTGCTGCGGGACCTGTGGGATCTGGAGGACACTCCGGCCGCCGCGAACCGCTTCCGGGTGGCGCTGCACCGGCTGCGGCACGCGCTGGACTTCCCGGAGGCGGTGACCGAGCGGGGCGGGCGGTACGCGCTGCACCCGGACCTGCTGGCGGCCAGTGACACGGCGGCGCTGCACCGGGCGCTGCACGGCGCGCGGGAGGCCGAACTGCCGCGCGCGCAGGAGGAACTGCTGCGCCGGGCGCTGGCGTGCGCGGACGGCGAGTACCTGCCGCACCTGACGGGCGAGTGGGTGCAGGAGGCGCGGCAGGCGCACCGCGCGGCGGTCGTGGAGGCGCACCTGACCCTGGCGCGGCTGCACTGCGCGGCGCACGAGTGCCCGCTGGCGGCGCAGGATCTCGTGCGGGCCGCGCAGACCGACCCGCTGATCGGGGAGGATCACCACCAGCGGCTGATGGCGTGTCTGGCGATGACCCGGGACCGGTACGCGGCGACCGAGTACTACCGCCGCTACCGGCAGTACCTCCTGACCGAGATCGGGGACACGCCGCTGCCGGAGACGGTGGCGTTCGCCGAGCGGCTCAAGGAGGGCGAACTGCCGTGCGTGGACGCGCCGTTCCGCCCCGCCGGTTCCGGCGACCGCACCTGA
- a CDS encoding c-type cytochrome, translated as MNETHGGWFTPGQIAGFVGLLVLGAALGAGSYGVGHRLAGTGSGAVVAAASSAATPDGSVLYAGNCAGCHGAKAEGAVGPALKVVGSWSAADFRHAVLDGKTPDGRTLGVVMPRFATTGLDGAPPTDAQMDAIQAYVKTLQ; from the coding sequence ATGAACGAGACCCACGGGGGCTGGTTCACGCCGGGGCAGATCGCGGGCTTCGTTGGCCTGCTGGTGCTGGGCGCGGCGCTGGGCGCCGGCTCGTACGGGGTCGGGCACCGCCTGGCGGGCACGGGCAGCGGCGCGGTCGTCGCGGCGGCCAGCAGCGCCGCCACCCCGGACGGCAGCGTCCTGTATGCCGGGAACTGCGCCGGCTGCCACGGCGCGAAGGCCGAGGGCGCGGTCGGCCCCGCCCTGAAGGTCGTGGGTAGCTGGAGCGCCGCCGACTTCCGGCACGCGGTGCTGGACGGGAAAACCCCGGACGGCCGCACGCTGGGCGTCGTGATGCCCCGCTTCGCCACCACCGGCCTGGACGGCGCGCCCCCCACCGACGCGCAGATGGACGCCATCCAGGCGTACGTGAAGACCCTCCAGTGA
- a CDS encoding b(o/a)3-type cytochrome-c oxidase subunit 1 translates to MTTALPSQSAPSAALPGLDAATLSSLKKLTQYYAVTAFVALMIGVLLGPLQALNYGGINVYDYPLLKVLIKSYYQGLTLHGVLNALVFTQFFISGWMLYLPVRDLNVRPNMRFAWFTYLMMTAGLLTAAVPLLTNDATVLYTFYPPLEGSPVFYIGAAVMVAASLLVAGQVVWLWLAWKRAHPGRVTPVVTYMSVATWLMWVVAALGLVIEVVVLLIPWSLGLTRGVDPLLARTLFWWTGHPIVYFWLLPAYISWYAFLPRQAGGRMASEGLTRLAFAMFLVFSVPVGLHHQYADPNVQNSWKIIHMFLTFLVAVPSLLTAFSAAASLEDAARARGGRGLIGWVRRLPWGNASMTAQVLAMVSFIFGGAGGIVNASMAFSPVVHNTAWIPGHFHITVGTATTLTFMGVMFWLVPHLTGKRLASPRTALASVWWWFTGMMLFALGMHWQGLAGVPRRAQVSASAQQAVYDAMHLGLPKAITAASGIVLFVAAILFYTVLWRTLLSRRVDDPERTPIPTSEAISPAGEVLADASPLVRRTEPLLALTFAALVLVILVYGPVIAPMLTNYQFIPGQRLW, encoded by the coding sequence GTGACCACCGCCCTTCCCTCCCAGTCGGCCCCCAGCGCGGCGCTGCCGGGCCTGGACGCCGCCACGCTGAGCAGCCTCAAGAAGCTCACGCAGTATTACGCCGTGACCGCCTTCGTCGCCCTGATGATCGGCGTGCTGCTGGGGCCGCTGCAGGCGCTGAACTACGGCGGCATCAACGTGTACGACTACCCCCTGCTGAAGGTGCTGATCAAGTCGTACTACCAGGGCCTGACGCTGCACGGCGTGCTGAACGCGCTGGTGTTCACGCAGTTCTTCATCAGCGGCTGGATGCTGTACCTGCCGGTGCGGGACCTGAACGTCCGCCCGAACATGCGCTTCGCGTGGTTCACGTACCTGATGATGACCGCGGGGCTGCTCACGGCCGCCGTGCCCCTGCTGACGAACGACGCGACGGTGCTGTACACCTTCTACCCGCCGCTGGAGGGCAGCCCGGTGTTCTACATCGGCGCGGCCGTGATGGTCGCCGCGAGCCTGCTGGTGGCCGGGCAGGTCGTGTGGCTGTGGCTGGCCTGGAAACGCGCCCACCCGGGCCGCGTGACGCCCGTCGTGACGTACATGAGCGTCGCCACGTGGCTGATGTGGGTCGTGGCGGCGCTGGGCCTCGTGATTGAGGTCGTGGTCCTGCTGATTCCCTGGTCGCTGGGCCTGACGCGCGGCGTGGACCCGCTGCTGGCCCGCACGCTGTTCTGGTGGACGGGGCACCCCATCGTGTACTTCTGGCTGCTGCCGGCGTACATCTCGTGGTACGCGTTCCTGCCGCGGCAGGCGGGTGGCCGCATGGCCAGCGAGGGCCTGACCCGGCTGGCGTTCGCGATGTTCCTGGTGTTCAGCGTGCCTGTGGGCCTGCACCATCAGTACGCCGACCCGAATGTTCAGAACAGCTGGAAGATCATCCACATGTTCCTGACGTTCCTGGTCGCGGTGCCCAGCCTGCTGACCGCGTTCAGCGCCGCCGCGTCCCTGGAGGACGCCGCCCGCGCCCGGGGGGGCCGGGGCCTGATCGGCTGGGTGCGCCGCCTGCCGTGGGGGAACGCCAGCATGACCGCGCAGGTGCTCGCCATGGTGTCGTTCATCTTCGGCGGGGCGGGCGGCATCGTGAACGCCTCCATGGCGTTCTCGCCCGTGGTGCACAACACCGCGTGGATTCCCGGGCACTTCCACATCACGGTCGGCACCGCGACCACCCTGACGTTCATGGGCGTGATGTTCTGGCTGGTCCCGCACCTGACCGGCAAGCGGCTCGCGTCGCCCCGAACAGCGCTGGCGTCGGTGTGGTGGTGGTTCACGGGCATGATGCTCTTCGCGCTCGGCATGCACTGGCAGGGCCTGGCGGGCGTGCCCCGGCGCGCGCAGGTGAGCGCCTCGGCGCAGCAGGCGGTGTACGACGCCATGCACCTCGGTCTTCCGAAGGCGATCACGGCGGCCAGCGGCATCGTGCTGTTCGTCGCGGCCATCCTCTTCTACACGGTGCTGTGGCGCACGCTGCTCTCCCGGCGCGTGGACGACCCGGAACGCACCCCGATCCCCACCAGTGAGGCCATCAGCCCCGCCGGGGAGGTGCTGGCCGACGCGAGCCCGCTGGTGCGCCGCACCGAGCCGCTGCTGGCCCTGACGTTCGCGGCCCTCGTGCTGGTGATCCTGGTGTACGGTCCGGTCATCGCGCCGATGCTGACGAACTACCAGTTCATTCCCGGTCAGAGGCTCTGGTGA
- the tig gene encoding trigger factor, translating into MAELISREGNKVEFKVSVPAAEVNRAYDQVWAGLARDVRVPGFRPGKAPRKVIEGRVGKGYVEQEVRDRLLETHYTQAARELKLSLVDASIEPQTLASGQTFEFTVKGETYPEVKLADWSGLSLSAAAPEITGEVLERTLNDLRERNATFESVERPIEAGDQVTIEEEGEDGGTYPVYLDVAEAHVRDALVGKTKGDTVEITVPAHSHGDHEHPEHTVTVKVVDVKTKQLQELDDAFAGSLNFDSLERLRGDLKGELERRAQQEGEAARREEFITALVDGMEADIPQALLDRRREGMLEEIKDDLGRQGVKWGEYEAFMQEQGKLDDFMADLGKNAESRVKRDLVLEKLAEDLKVQVSDAEFNQTMNALAQANGLTPAELSKQLGPNGINSYYISLVREKGLQQAIAQLSGAKSEGSEAAESTEESTENSAE; encoded by the coding sequence ATGGCAGAGCTGATCAGCAGAGAAGGCAACAAGGTGGAATTCAAGGTGTCGGTGCCCGCCGCCGAAGTGAACCGCGCCTACGACCAGGTGTGGGCCGGTCTGGCGCGCGACGTGCGCGTGCCCGGCTTCCGCCCCGGCAAGGCTCCCCGCAAGGTCATCGAAGGTCGCGTGGGCAAGGGCTACGTCGAGCAGGAAGTCCGTGACCGCCTGCTGGAAACCCACTACACCCAGGCCGCCCGCGAACTGAAACTCAGCCTCGTGGACGCCAGCATCGAGCCGCAGACCCTGGCCAGCGGCCAGACGTTCGAGTTCACCGTGAAGGGCGAGACGTACCCCGAAGTGAAACTCGCCGACTGGAGCGGCCTGAGCCTCAGCGCCGCCGCGCCCGAGATCACGGGCGAGGTGCTCGAGCGCACCCTGAACGACCTGCGCGAGCGCAACGCCACCTTCGAGAGCGTCGAGCGTCCCATCGAGGCCGGCGACCAGGTGACCATCGAGGAAGAGGGCGAGGACGGCGGCACGTACCCCGTGTACCTGGACGTCGCCGAGGCACACGTCCGTGACGCGCTGGTCGGCAAGACCAAGGGCGACACCGTGGAGATCACCGTGCCCGCGCACAGCCACGGCGACCACGAGCACCCCGAGCACACCGTGACCGTCAAGGTCGTGGACGTGAAGACCAAGCAGCTGCAGGAGCTCGACGACGCGTTCGCGGGCAGCCTGAACTTCGACTCGCTGGAGCGCCTCAGAGGCGACCTGAAGGGTGAACTGGAGCGCCGCGCGCAGCAGGAAGGCGAAGCCGCCCGCCGCGAGGAGTTCATCACCGCGCTGGTCGACGGCATGGAAGCCGACATTCCCCAGGCGCTGCTGGACCGCCGCCGCGAGGGCATGCTGGAAGAGATCAAGGACGACCTGGGCCGCCAGGGCGTCAAGTGGGGCGAGTACGAGGCGTTCATGCAGGAGCAGGGCAAGCTGGACGACTTCATGGCCGACCTGGGCAAGAACGCCGAGAGCCGCGTGAAGCGTGACCTGGTGCTGGAGAAACTGGCAGAAGACCTGAAGGTTCAGGTCAGCGACGCCGAGTTCAACCAGACCATGAACGCCCTGGCGCAGGCCAACGGCCTGACCCCGGCCGAGCTGAGCAAGCAGCTCGGGCCGAACGGCATCAACTCGTACTACATCAGCCTCGTGCGCGAGAAGGGCCTGCAGCAGGCCATCGCCCAGCTGTCCGGCGCCAAGAGCGAAGGCAGCGAGGCCGCCGAGAGCACCGAAGAGAGCACCGAGAACAGCGCGGAGTAA